The Solanum lycopersicum chromosome 8, SLM_r2.1 DNA segment CACTTATCATAAACCATCACCATGAGATGCTATTACTTAAAAAGGAACATTGTCATGGGACATTAAGCAAGGTCATCACATTGTTGAATACTCACAGGTACAGCAAGAACTTCATTGGTTATCACGATAGGTCCATCTCCGCGTCATCGAGGAGAGACGGCAAGCACCATAATGTTTGGACAGAGGGTAATCCTCACCTCTATTTCTTCTCCCACGGGaatgtatattttatgataaaactAGTGTAGTCCTTTGTATTGATACTTTAAGCAAGCATGGGTTGGCTAACACTAACTCAGCTATGATCTATTCTCTGGGTTTTTCTTTGAATTATCATGCCAATAGAACTTGTATGCACTGGGATAAGAGAATATTAGCAAACTTATCTTCTTACTTTTTTCTGCTTTACACATGCTAGGAGTTGGagtaaattatttatgttttccaGGCTATGAAGGTGGAGAATATGTTGAAGATTAAGGAAGAGTTTGACTACAAAAGTTTGTCCAGAAGGCTTGAAATGCAGCTAGACAAACAAATTGCAGAACATGAAAGGCAGCAGAAAGGATTTAAGGATGATATTGAGAGGATTGCCCAAGAAGCTCAGGTTCGAATTACTGAAGCTGAAAAAGGTTATGCAGAAGCACTGGAGGTAGGAACATGCTTCATAAATTTCGCAACAACAGCCGAATCTTATATAACACGCTCTTTCATGTTCAGTTTGTTTTCACTTTATGTTAAGATATGCATCATCTATTTCATCCCACTCTAATTTTCCATGATCATCTTTTGCTTGAACTGTGTAATTTTTGCATCACCAGATTTTATGCCATGACCAGTATTTTCACTGTCGTtgtctttcttctctttttgttCCCTTTCTTCCATTATCTGCAGAGGGAAAGGTTGCAGTACCAGAATGATTATATGGATGCAATAAGAAAGCTAGAGGAGCAATGGGCAGCAAATAAACAAAAGCATGAAAATGAAAAGGCCAAGGTGAGTTCAGAAGATATAGCATTATTAATAATGGATGGATAGGTGCAGCTAATTAGTTATGCATCATGTACTATAGCGTTTCCAATTAACTTAATGATAGGAATCAATCAACCTCAGGCTTCCGCCTTCCAATGGCGCAATTTATGCCTTATCGTATGTTATGCATATATAAGCAGAGGTTCTCAAATGATCCAAAGAATTCTTGTGGCTTAAGGAAGGTCAATTCTAATGATGATGACCAGATACTTCCCAGGAATGGTTTTAGTCTTTGAGACTTGTATGTATTGTTGTATGTGTTAAAATCAATATTGTGCTATGGGGTCACAAAGTCATATGGTATTGTGCTACAAAGATTTGTCAATTAGCTCTAGCTTCTTGAACTGCTgctataaaatgagttatattgaATGTGTTTCAGGTTAGTCTTGAGAGTGATGCTAGTGCTCTTAAGAGAAAAATGAAGTAGAAGTCCACTTTCTATTCTAAAATACCATGTTGGTTTTTTTGTGTTTCCGAGGGTAATTATCCCATTGAAATTTGTTTAAACACGGGTTATTTAAATTGTGATCTCATAAGTCTCTACCTTGCAGTTCGTGTGTGTAATAGACATGCTTGTCTTCTCTTTGAACTTTTACATATACCTAAGCAACTGTCTGTAACAGTGAAATAGCTTTCCTCTCATGTTCCAATTTCTGAACTATGATGAATATAACTTTGCTtttgctgttttttttttctcatttggCAGTCATCAGTGCTCTCTGCTTCTATGGAAGTTGCCGAGCTTAAAAAGTTGTTTGAAAAAGAAACTATTTCAAGGAAAGCTGCAGAAGAGGAAATTgacaatattaaaaatcaacTAGCACAATGGAAAAGGTCAGAGGTAATGATTTGTCTGAAAAGTCCTTTGATCATTCTGTATATATTAATTGCAGTTTGTAGATTGCTGCTGATGGTGTTTGTGATGTCATAGGCTGCTGGAAATTCTGAGATTTTAAAGCTGCGGAAAATGCTAGAAGATGAAAAATGTCAGAAAgcaaagcttgaagaagaaattGCAGTACTACAAAGTCAGCTGTTGCAATTAAGTTTTGAAGCTGATgaggtaaaaaaatatttatttcaaagttattgACTCAGTATTGTTGGAGAAATCATTTGACTTTGTATGCCTTACTTTTGGCATGGTTGACCACCAGACATGAaagaaaagttcaaaatttggaGCAGCTTCTATATAGTCGACTATATCCTCTTTCTCTCAGAATTGCCTGTAGTGAAGTCTGTTTGTTAGACCTCTATCATAGTCGACTATATATGGTTTTTTGTGTGCGCGCGCACACCCAATCTCAAAGATCTATGGTACCCATCAATATAAATCTTGAATCCACCTCTCCGTACTAGTGCACCTCTTCATAAAATCCTTGAAATGTCTCTGGTGATTGTTCTACATTGAGTCTCTCATGATTGGTCTTACCCAAAAATTAATATAGTTCCACTTCATTCATTTACTTAAAAGGGATTTGTTTTCCGTCTGCatgcatacatacataaaaaaaaactaactatGTAATATGTTCGATATTATTACGatgatttaattttagttttgttgATTATAAcgtttatgttcttttttttcttacttttgtattttagttaaataaaaTTGACAAACTTTATTACATTCTTTCataatgaatatttaaaatgattGATCTGTTTAATGCAGAAGTGTATCTTTGTATGTCTTTCATCTTAATTTGATAAAGCTCTTTTTAGAAAACTTGGTGAAGCAAAAGCTGCTTCTCAAATGAACTGGCTAAACATAAATTCGTACTCTCCCGAAGTATTCTGTGAAGGTCCATTTTGGAAAGTGCTTGAGCATTTGAACTTAGGAAATTTGGCCAATCGTCCCTTAGTTATGGGCATTATTTGAGGCCTGGTTGAAGGGAAATTGCAAAATTGAAATACTTTATGTTAAGGGTTGTTTGTGATCTCTTTACAGTTGTGGACTGGTCCTGTGGTAACCAGTTCACATTGTTGTGCCCATGGTCTGTGAGAAGTGCTCGAGGGTTTCATGCTTTCCATTTACCTCTTCTACATTTGCATTAAAGAACTTCTAAACCATCTTTTTGGGTAAAGAAAAACAGGTCAAATGGGTTACATCTGAGATTAGTGTGCTATATATAAATCTATACATGAGTTAGTTTTGTTGAAGAGTTCATTTTTGTAGCTTAAAGAAAAATGCATCTTTAAAAGTAAGCTTTTCAAGAAATTGTAAACCTGCAGACTTCAAGGTGTGAACATGTCTTACTgcagaaaattttcatttcatataaACATGGTTGCTGATTAAATGAGCTTATTTGTCAGTTAACTGGAACTTAAATTAAACGATGTATTCTTTTCCTTAGACTAGGAGGAATCTTGATAGAGGAGAGACTGAAAAGCTGCCAGGTACTCTGGATTCTCCAATTCCTCCATTTATGCATCAGCACCTAGGAGATTCAGGAGTTGGAGAGAAGGCCTCAATGGCAAAACTGTTTGAACAAGGTGAGAGATGAACTTTACCCTAGGAGTTATTATCTATTGTCACTCTTCTACCCCTAATACAATTTACGCTGCTTTCACCAGTGGGCCTCCAAAAGATattgtcattacttgaatcagAAGATGCCGATGTGCAGATTCATGCTGTGAAAGTTGTAGCGAACCTGGCGGCCGAAGGTAGTGTTATGCTATTTCATTTTCAATGTTACATCCACTTTACATCCACTTGCAATCTGTAGTTTATTGAGCATAGATTGAATCTGCTTGATTGAGATGTGTAAACCCTACCAATAGTTATAGCTTGTTAGTTTTGTAATCGTAGGAGGGATGTGGTTATCAGTCACATGAATGATAGCTTGTCAACTTTGTTTACCTGAGTCTAGTAATAGATATGCAAGTATCTCAAATTTTTGGATAAAACAGGTACAGCTGTTTCACATAATCTAAAATATAGTACTCCCTTTTTCTGAAATTCAGCATctatcttttgtttttttctctaaaaCAATGTCATTGTCCTAAGAAAGAATGTTACGTATGCCATACTATTCAAGCCTCAATCATTTCTTTAACACCTCACCATTCAAAGTGGAGGGATTAGTCCTTATCTCTTGCTGTAAAGTCCCAACAAGCAAGTGGTTGAAGGACAAGAATGGAGGTTAGTCAAATCCAATTCACTCAATTTAAAAAGTTCACTAAACTTAATCCATTAAGAACCTTCATTATAGTCCTTATTAAGAGTACCATATTACTACCGACAACCTAATGTACGAATATTAATGAGAAAAGTTTTAAACAAGCAGAAATGAAGTCACACGACGCAGTTGAATATTGAGAAATGGAAAAGAGGTAGTATCAGGTCCTTGAATGGTGGTGACTTTTCCTTATTCCATCTGTTTCAGAGGCAAACCAGGAGAGAATTGTAAAAGCTGGCGGTCTTAAATCTCTGTTAACTCTTCTTAGAAGCTCCAATGATGAGACGATTCACAGAGTTGCGGCTGGTGCAATTGCAAATCTTGCTATGAACGGTGAGCTTTGCATCACCTTACAGACTAATGAATATTATgagtttaatatttaattctACTGTTAATGTCCCTTTTTTTCATACGCAAGCCGCTCTCTATTAAGTGATGTCATTCTTTCAAATGGAACAGAGACAAATCAGGAGCTCATCATGTCTCAAGGAGGCATTAGTTTGTTATCAGTCACAGCAGCCAAAGCCGAAGATCCTCAAACCCTTCGCATGGTTGCCGGGGCCATTGCTAACCTCTGTGGAAATGGTATTATTTGTTGCCTTAAAACTGAATATTCTAAGCTCATTCCCTCTCGACAATGAAGCTTATTCCCCATCGTAAAACTTCTTTGTATTTCAAGTAATTGAAGAAGATATTGTAAGAACAACGGATATGGTAATATTCGTCTTTCTGGTATCAACTTCCGAACTTTCATTTGATGTAGAGCTGTAACAAAGAGAACGCTAGTTTCTTCCTCGTAGTGGTGGATTTCACCAttctaaatttgaataaatgTGATACCTCAACTGAACTGTCCCTCTCTCCCCTTAGTCCTCCCCTTCAActaaagaagaataaaagaGCACTTAAcagtaaaacaagaaaaagggaTGAACCTACGAGAAAAAGGAAATAACTTTTGTTCCATGAGAAAATGTTTTACTAAACATTCTTAATGAAGTTTCCCTGCATGAGATTTAGTCATGGGTACCTGCTGTTAACATCTATTGGATCTTTTAACCTTTTACAGAAAAGTTACAACCAAAGCTACGAGGGGAAGGTGGAGTTAAGGCTCTACAAGGGATGGTCAGATCCCGACATCCTGATGTTCTGGCTCAAGTTGCTCGTGGAATTGccaattttgcaaaatgtgaatCAAGAGCATACACTCAAGGTTAGTTGTATACTCCCTTGCTTTCTGTCTGCTCCTTTTCTCGGACGAAATTCCAGAATAGATTTCACTGTGCTGATAGCAATATTATAGTCAGCATATCATAGTTTTTGTACTAGTCTCCACATGTACACAGTTGGGCTGGCGTATTGCATGTTCTAGTGAAGCAAGAAAGTCTCACTACTATAGTTTCGTGGCACTGCTGATGATCTTACTATGACAGGAAGCAAGACAGGAAAGTCTCTCCTTATTGAAGATGGAACCCTTCCTTGGATTGTACAGAATGCTAATAATGAGGCGTCTCCAATAAGGCGTCATATTGAGCTGGCACTATGCCATTTAGCACAACATGGTAAATAGTGGTTCTGATTTAGCTTTAACATTTTTTGCTTGAAACTGTCGATATTGGTTCtgattttagttttttcatGAATGCTTGAAACTGCTAATTACAGAAGTAAATGCAAAGGATATGATCAAGGGAGGTGCCTTGTGGGAGCTTGTTCGTATATCCAGAGATTGTTCACGAGATGACATAAGGACTCTTGCAT contains these protein-coding regions:
- the LOC101258682 gene encoding kinesin-like protein KIN-UB, producing MSMAYRNGTLPKGALKVDRPLSMNSSTKSSASFKSKTVGHTPVTGPRRKSTGSVGNSAANTKDSTSVSGRVRVAVRLRPRNAEEMVSDADFADCVELQPELKRLKLRRNNWDSDTYEFDEVLTEFASQKRVYEVVAKPVVESVLDGYNGTVMAYGQTGTGKTYTLGRLGEEDTADRGIMVRAMEDILSEITPEKDSISVSYFQLYMESIQDLLDPVNDNISIVEDPKTGDVSLPGATTVDIRDQKSFLELLRVGEAHRFAANTKLNTESSRSHAMLMVHVERSVKGRDSVILSENGSTSHTAKAFKPPVVRKSKLVVVDLAGSERIDKSGSEAHTLEEAKSINLSLSALGKCINALAENSAHVPVRDSKLTRLLRDSFGGTARTSLVITIGPSPRHRGETASTIMFGQRAMKVENMLKIKEEFDYKSLSRRLEMQLDKQIAEHERQQKGFKDDIERIAQEAQVRITEAEKGYAEALERERLQYQNDYMDAIRKLEEQWAANKQKHENEKAKSSVLSASMEVAELKKLFEKETISRKAAEEEIDNIKNQLAQWKRSEAAGNSEILKLRKMLEDEKCQKAKLEEEIAVLQSQLLQLSFEADETRRNLDRGETEKLPGTLDSPIPPFMHQHLGDSGVGEKASMAKLFEQVGLQKILSLLESEDADVQIHAVKVVANLAAEEANQERIVKAGGLKSLLTLLRSSNDETIHRVAAGAIANLAMNETNQELIMSQGGISLLSVTAAKAEDPQTLRMVAGAIANLCGNEKLQPKLRGEGGVKALQGMVRSRHPDVLAQVARGIANFAKCESRAYTQGSKTGKSLLIEDGTLPWIVQNANNEASPIRRHIELALCHLAQHEVNAKDMIKGGALWELVRISRDCSRDDIRTLAYRTLTSSPSFQAELKRLRIDYG